Proteins from one Impatiens glandulifera chromosome 2, dImpGla2.1, whole genome shotgun sequence genomic window:
- the LOC124925148 gene encoding uncharacterized protein LOC124925148 produces MLTYGITADFMDEYIRIGETTAIKSRRYFGQSVIDIFGPVYLQKPNSEDIIRLLKIGEIRGFPGMLVSIDCMHWRWKNCPTAWKGMFISHYHEPTIILEAVTSYDLWIWHAFFGLPGSHNDINVLERSNVFCEITSGESYPVNYYINGHNYNMGYYLADGIYPPWATFVKSIPLPMNQKTKHFTTAQESARKDVERAFGVLQARFVIVRGPARYFDRETLNKIMLACIIMHNMTVEDERELHPQPDIFEYEQISKSSPIPIISRTQTTELMNFIQSLHKIRDRVMHSQIQKDLVEHLWNAYNMS; encoded by the coding sequence ATGTTGACTTATGGGATAACAGCAGATTTCATGGATGAGTACATACGTATTGGAGAAACCACAGCTATAAAAAGTCGAAGGTATTTTGGTCAATCAGTCATTGATATTTTTGGTCCTGTCTATCTACAAAAACCAAACTCAGAGGATATTATAAGATTACTTAAAATTGGTGAAATTCGTGGCTTTCCTGGAATGTTGGTTAGCATAGATTGTATGCATTGGAGGTGGAAAAATTGTCCAACCGCATGGAAAGGTATGTTTATTAGTCATTATCACGAACCTACAATTATATTGGAAGCAGTGACATCTTATGATTTATGGATTTGGCATGCATTCTTTGGGCTACCAGGGTCACATAATGATATTAATGTTCTAGAACGATCTAATGTGTTTTGCGAAATAACAAGTGGGGAGAGTTATCCTGTTAACTACTATATAAATGGTCACAACTACAATATGGGGTATTATCTGGCTGATGGTATATATCCTCCATGGGCAACATTCGTCAAATCAATTCCTTTACCTATGAATCAAAAGACCAAACATTTTACTACTGCTCAAGAATCTGCAAGAAAAGACGTTGAACGTGCATTTGGTGTGCTCCAAGCTAGATTTGTAATTGTCCGTGGTCCAGCAAGATATTTTGATCGTGAAACACTCAATAAGATCATGTTGGCATGTATTATTATGCACAATATGACCGTGGAGGATGAACGTGAACTTCATCCACAACCAGATATATTTGAATATGAACAAATCTCTAAAAGTTCTCCCATTCCAATAATATCACGCACTCAAACTACAGAACTTATGAATTTTATTCAATCACTCCACAAAATTAGAGATAGAGTAATGCATAGTCAAATTCAAAAAGATCTGGTTGAACATCTATGGAATGCATACAATATGTCATAA
- the LOC124928123 gene encoding uncharacterized protein LOC124928123 isoform X1, with translation MVGLPITSPEPIYNPTLKFLCSYGGKIFPRFPDAKLRYHGGVTRLIAVDRSVTFSELLIKMGELCGTSVRLKCQLPKEDLDALVSITSDEDLANIIEEYDRINLPKIRAFIWPINSTKGISNSPSVAISSASTIISPVASYSLSRCTPTPRLMIAAAAANRCVNRATTRPPVYPIMKTPPSYACHETRNPAQMYILDTSGH, from the exons ATGGTGGGCCTTCCTATAACCTCTCCCGAACCCATTTACAATCCTACTCTCAAGTTCCTCTGCAGCTACGGTGGAAAGATTTTCCCCCGTTTTCCCGACGCCAAGCTCCGTTACCATGGTGGCGTAACCCGTCTTATCGCCGTCGATCGCTCCGTCACTTTTTCCG AGTTACTGATCAAGATGGGGGAACTCTGCGGGACGTCGGTGAGACTCAAATGTCAGCTTCCAAAGGAAGACTTGGACGCCTTAGTCTCCATTACTTCCGATGAAGATCTCGCCAATATCATCGAGGAATACGATCGGATCAACTTGCCCAAGATCCGAGCTTTCATTTGGCCCATTAACTCCACAAAAGGAATCTCAAACTCTCCATCCGTTGCCATCAGCTCCGCATCCACAATCATCTCCCCTGTTGCTTCATATTCACTTTCCCGATGTACTCCAACCCCGCGATTGATGATAGCAGCCGCCGCTGCAAATAGGTGCGTTAATCGTGCGACTACAAGGCCTCCAGTTTATCCGATCATGAAAACTCCTCCTTCCTATGCTTGCCATGAAACCAGAAATCCTGCCCAGATGTACATACTTGATACTAGTGGCCATTAG
- the LOC124928123 gene encoding uncharacterized protein LOC124928123 isoform X2, translating into MVGLPITSPEPIYNPTLKFLCSYGGKIFPRFPDAKLRYHGGVTRLIAVDRSVTFSELLIKMGELCGTSVRLKCQLPKEDLDALVSITSDEDLANIIEEYDRINLPKIRAFIWPINSTKGISNSPSVAISSASTIISPVASYSLSRCTPTPRLMIAAAAANR; encoded by the exons ATGGTGGGCCTTCCTATAACCTCTCCCGAACCCATTTACAATCCTACTCTCAAGTTCCTCTGCAGCTACGGTGGAAAGATTTTCCCCCGTTTTCCCGACGCCAAGCTCCGTTACCATGGTGGCGTAACCCGTCTTATCGCCGTCGATCGCTCCGTCACTTTTTCCG AGTTACTGATCAAGATGGGGGAACTCTGCGGGACGTCGGTGAGACTCAAATGTCAGCTTCCAAAGGAAGACTTGGACGCCTTAGTCTCCATTACTTCCGATGAAGATCTCGCCAATATCATCGAGGAATACGATCGGATCAACTTGCCCAAGATCCGAGCTTTCATTTGGCCCATTAACTCCACAAAAGGAATCTCAAACTCTCCATCCGTTGCCATCAGCTCCGCATCCACAATCATCTCCCCTGTTGCTTCATATTCACTTTCCCGATGTACTCCAACCCCGCGATTGATGATAGCAGCCGCCGCTGCAAATAG GTGA